In Mercurialis annua linkage group LG5, ddMerAnnu1.2, whole genome shotgun sequence, a single genomic region encodes these proteins:
- the LOC126680166 gene encoding transcription initiation factor TFIID subunit 8 encodes MKTKSKRKVPKTNLPKPTEPSDFAYKVTEIAVSQICQSMGFTSTHLSALETLTKIAILYLKTLAKTAVTYSNASNRTESNVFDIFNALHDLSPVPGFMGPSNCVLKSKLVKDVSVFVSSVDEIPFAKAIPRAGPICEAQNAENLGFGGLNYVPKWLPGFPDEKTYKKCEELEKGGELGLWENNCGGSGKWDECVIGEIGKKNGDLGVERDRDRDRVRFKIGEVKKGGIDIRVYKRSWACKGFAYDF; translated from the coding sequence atgaaaacaaaatcaaaacgaAAAGTTCCCAAAACCAACCTCCCAAAACCAACCGAACCATCAGATTTCGCATACAAAGTAACCGAAATAGCAGTATCACAAATCTGCCAATCAATGGGTTTCACCTCCACACACCTCTCCGCTCTCGAAACCCTAACAAAAATAGCCATCCTCTACCTAAAAACCCTCGCCAAAACCGCCGTAACATACTCCAACGCATCCAATCGCACAGAGTCCAACGTATTCGACATCTTCAACGCCCTACACGACCTCTCACCGGTGCCAGGTTTCATGGGTCCATCAAACTGCGTGTTGAAGTCAAAATTAGTGAAGGACGTGTCAGTTTTTGTAAGTTCAGTGGATGAAATCCCCTTTGCGAAGGCTATACCGAGAGCGGGTCCAATTTGTGAGGCGCAAAATGCGGAAAATTTGGGATTTGGGGGGTTGAATTATGTACCCAAGTGGCTGCCTGGTTTTCCGGATGAGAAAACGTACAAGAAATGCGAGGAGTTGGAGAAGGGTGGGGAATTGGGGTTGTGGGAGAATAACTGTGGTGGAAGTGGGAAGTGGGATGAGTGTGTTATAGGTGAAATTGGGAAGAAAAATGGGGATTTGGGGGTGGAGAGGGATAGGGATAGGGATAGGGTGAGGTTCAAGATTGGAGAAGTGAAAAAGGGTGGGATTGATATTAGAGTTTATAAAAGGAGTTGGGCATGTAAAGGGTTTGcttatgatttttaa